The Fragaria vesca subsp. vesca linkage group LG2, FraVesHawaii_1.0, whole genome shotgun sequence genome includes a window with the following:
- the LOC101310192 gene encoding uncharacterized protein LOC101310192, protein MSAFEEPEKKAVAVGPWGSQNGLMWDDGVYSTVRQLVIAHGSGIDSIQVEYDSKGSSFWSDKHGGNGGWKIDTVQLDYPEEFLTSFHGYYGKISEWGTVSLRSITFKSNKRSYGPFGMEQGTYFSLPVTTGNKIVGFHGKSGWYVDAIGAHLKPVQNDQNNYKVVMAQTQYSYMTGGTDIPAGYSLLQNCDVFLAIRPKDDSVTTKPAAPVPNKIYRQFSNSSGDSSDEGIKHKTPTIERLPSKVEGVVTYGPWGGSGGFMFDDGVYSGIRQIKLSRNIGVVYIKVEYDCDGEAVWGGRHGGTGGYKSDRIIFDYPNEILTHITGTFGPVMGMGPNVIKSMSFHTTKKKHGPYGEEQGTQFSTQLREGKIVGIHGRTGLFLDAIGVHAIEGKVKVETTKTSTETSPPLALTNSSHNAITAMVPKEPAGAVVLKEHAGAILAKDSAGAITEIDQPHWSSKLVRTNKGPVEEVTCGVVKEPAPCGPGPWGGDGGRAWDDGVFTGIRQIHLTRSAEGICSMQIEYDRSGQFIWSVKHGGNGGTSPHRIKLEYPHEVLSCISGYYSCISKNERPQIIKSLTFYTSRGKYGPFGEEVGTFFTSTTTEGKVVGFHGRSSLYLDAIGVHMQHWLGSTQKTSRISLFKKF, encoded by the exons ATG AGTGCTTTTGAGGAACCGGAGAAGAAAGCGGTAGCGGTTGGACCATGGGGAAGCCAAAACGGGCTCATGTGGGATGACGGTGTTTACTCAACGGTGAGGCAGTTGGTGATAGCTCATGGCTCTGGGATTGACTCCATCCAGGTTGAGTATGATAGCAAAGGGAGCTCATTTTGGTCAGACAAGCATGGTGGAAATGGAGGCTGGAAAATAGACACG GTGCAGCTTGATTATCCAGAAGAATTTCTGACTTCATTTCATGGATATTATGGTAAGATAAGTGAATGGGGAACGGTGTCTCTTCGATCGATTACTTTCAAGAGCAACAAAAGATCTTATGGACCTTTTGGAATGGAACAAGGAACCTATTTTTCACTCCCAGTGACAACTGGTAACAAAATTGTTGGGTTTCATGGGAAGTCTGGCTGGTATGTCGATGCAATAGGAGCTCACCTGAAGCCGGTTCAGAATGATCAAAACAACTACAAGGTAGTTATGGCTCAAACACAGTACAGTTATATGACTGGTGGTACTGACATCCCTGCTGGCTACTCACTACTCCAAAACTGTGATGTGTTTCTTGCTATAAGACCCAAGGATGACTCTGTTACTACTAAGCCTGCAGCCCCAGTGCCCAACAAAATCTATAGGCAATTTTCTAATAGTTCTGGAGACTCAAGTGATGAAGGAATCAAACACAAG ACACCAACTATTGAGAGACTTCCTTCAAAAGTTGAAGGGGTGGTAACATATGGTCCTTGGGGAGGGAGTGGTGGTTTTATGTTTGATGATGGAGTTTATTCAGGTATTCGACAAATCAAGTTGTCCAGGAACATCGGAGTTGTATACATAAAGGTTGAGTATGATTGCGATGGTGAAGCTGTATGGGGGGGCAGACATGGAGGAACTGGAGGATATAAAAGTGACAGG ATCATTTTTGATTATCCGAACGAAATCTTAACTCACATCACTGGAACATTTGGTCCTGTAATGGGGATGGGGCCTAATGTAATCAAGTCAATGAGCTTCCACACGACGAAGAAGAAGCACGGGCCATATGGAGAAGAACAAGGAACTCAATTCAGCACTCAGCTCAGAGAAGGAAAAATTGTTGGAATTCATGGGAGGACAGGTTTGTTCCTAGATGCTATTGGAGTCCATGCCATAGAAGGAAAGGTGAAGGTAGAGACTACTAAGACTAGTACTGAAACGTCACCGCCTTTGGCCCTCACAAATTCTTCTCATAATGCCATCACCGCTATGGTCCCAAAGGAACCTGCAGGTGCTGTGGTCCTAAAGGAACATGCAGGTGCTATCCTCGCAAAGGACTCTGCAGGTGCCATTACTGAGATAGATCAGCCTCACTGGTCTAGCAAACTAGTACGCACAAACAAAGGACCAGTTGAAGAG GTTACCTGTGGGGTGGTAAAAGAACCGGCTCCATGTGGACCGGGGCCTTGGGGTGGAGATGGAGGGAGAGCATGGGATGATGGAGTGTTCACCGGAATTAGGCAGATACATTTGACACGATCAGCAGAAGGAATCTGCTCAATGCAGATTGAGTATGATCGAAGTGGTCAGTTCATTTGGTCTGTTAAGCATGGAGGCAATGGAGGCACTTCCCCACATCGA ATAAAATTGGAGTATCCACATGAAGTGCTGTCTTGCATATCAGGCTATTATAGTTGCATTAGTAAAAATGAACGACCTCAGATTATAAAGTCACTGACATTCTATACAAGTAGAGGCAAGTATGGTCCATTTGGAGAAGAAGTTGGAACTTTTTTTACTTCGACTACCACAGAGGGCAAGGTGGTTGGCTTCCATGGCAGGAGCAGCTTGTATCTGGATGCCATCGGAGTTCATATGCAACATTGGCTAGGAAGCACTCAGAAAACCTCCCGGATTTCTCTCTTCAAGAAATTCTGA
- the LOC101310777 gene encoding cytokinin dehydrogenase 5-like, which translates to MAMKLVLVIFAICRLLVTVGLTMDPAELLRLVVDGQLSLDPSDVETASKDFGLMSRAEPLAVMHPASAEDVARLVRAAYSSAKGFSVSARGHGHSINGQAQARNGVVIAMSGGNRAGGRRETAAGVVSEKGLYVDAWGGELWIEVLRATLEHGLAPKSWTDYLYLSVGGTLSNAGISGQAFNHGPQISNVLELDVVTGKGELLTCSEERNAELFHAVLGGLGQFGIITRARIALEPAPTRVRWIRVLYSNFSAFTKDQEYLISLHGQPSSRKFDYVEGFVIVDEGLINNWRSSFFSPSNPVKISSIDSNGNGGVLYCLEITKNYDDSTADSIDQEIEALLKELDFVPTSVFTTDLPYVDFLDRVHKAELKLRSKGLWDVPHPWLNLFVPKSRISDFDEGVFKGILGNKTSGPVLIYPMNKDKWDQRSSVVTPDEDVFYLVALLRSALDSGDETHTLEYLTNQNRRIFKFCDEAGIKVKQYLPHYTTQQEWMDHFGDKWPLFYQRKMEFDPRRILATGQRIFTGPSSVSTAGHDQL; encoded by the exons ATGGCTATGAAGCTCGTTTTGGTTATTTTTGCTATATGTAGGTTGCTTGTCACGGTGGGGCTGACCATGGACCCGGCGGAGCTGCTGAGACTCGTGGTGGACGGACAGCTCAGCTTGGACCCTTCCGACGTGGAGACGGCGTCCAAGGACTTCGGTCTCATGAGCAGAGCGGAGCCCTTGGCCGTTATGCACCCGGCTTCGGCGGAAGACGTAGCGCGGCTAGTGCGGGCCGCGTACTCGTCGGCCAAGGGCTTCAGCGTCTCGGCTCGTGGGCACGGACACTCGATCAACGGCCAGGCACAGGCGAGAAATGGGGTGGTGATTGCGATGAGCGGCGGGAACCGTGCAGGCGGCAGGAGGGAGACGGCGGCTGGGGTTGTTTCGGAGAAGGGTTTGTACGTGGACGCGTGGGGAGGGGAGTTGTGGATAGAGGTGTTGAGGGCAACGCTGGAGCATGGACTCGCCCCCAAGTCGTGGACGGACTATTTGTACTTGTCAGTCGGCGGTACACTCTCCAACGCCGGAATCAGTGGCCAAGCTTTCAACCATGGACCTCAGATTAGTAATGTTCTCGAGCTTGACGTTGTCACAG GCAAAGGCGAGCTCTTGACATGTTCAGAAGAGAGAAACGCAGAGCTGTTCCACGCTGTTCTTGGTGGGCTTGGCCAGTTTGGAATTATCACTAGGGCTAGAATTGCCCTTGAACCAGCCCCCACAAGG GTGAGGTGGATCCGAGTACTGTATTCAAATTTTTCGGCTTTTACCAAAGACCAGGAATATCTGATCTCTCTGCATGGGCAACCCAGCAGCCGGAAATTTGATTACGTCGAGGGTTTTGTCATCGTCGACGAAGGCCTCATCAACAACTGGAGGTCATCTTTCTTCTCCCCAAGCAACCCTGTCAAGATCTCCTCCATTGATTCTAATGGGAATGGAGGTGTTTTGTATTGCTTGGAGATAACCAAAAACTACGATGATTCAACAGCTGATTCTATTGACCAG GAAATAGAGGCTTTGTTAAAAGAACTGGATTTTGTACCGACATCAGTGTTCACAACAGATCTTCCTTACGTGGATTTTCTGGATCGGGTTCACAAGGCCGAGTTGAAGCTTCGGTCCAAGGGCTTGTGGGATGTTCCCCATCCTTGGCTCAACCTTTTTGTCCCCAAATCAAGGATTTCTGACTTCGACGAGGGAGTCTTCAAGGGCATTCTGGGAAACAAAACCAGCGGCCCGGTTCTTATCTACCCCATGAACAAAGACAA GTGGGACCAGCGGAGCTCGGTGGTGACGCCGGACGAGGACGTTTTTTACCTGGTGGCGTTGCTGAGATCGGCTTTGGATTCCGGGGACGAGACTCATACGTTGGAGTACCTCACCAATCAGAACCGTCGGATATTCAAGTTCTGTGATGAAGCAGGGATCAAGGTCAAGCAATACCTTCCCCATTACACAACACAGCAAGAGTGGATGGACCATTTCGGAGATAAGTGGCCTCTGTTTTACCAGCGGAAGATGGAGTTCGATCCCCGCCGGATTTTAGCCACCGGTCAACGTATATTCACCGGCCCCTCCTCGGTTTCTACTGCCGGTCACGATCAACTGTGA
- the LOC101303306 gene encoding ribosomal RNA small subunit methyltransferase I-like, translating into MAFHQYYLSLIRAEARINVSSHTEQMLTRRLPSTAAAFSRRWAGLPNLGRTPTSLQSLPLSPNKLTLTAFCSTSQTDSFPQPSSKQGALISGLYLVGTPIGNLEDITFRALRVLKSAHVILSEDTRHSGKLLHHYNIKTPLLSYHKFNEAQREQTVLKRLKEGEIVALISDAGMPGISDPGAELAKLCANENIPVIPIPGPCAFVAALSASGLSTDEFTFVGFLSKHSGTRKERLALSASEATTQIFYVPPHKLLQFLEETSSLFGVTRRCVIARELTKIHEEFWRGTLGEAEQWFITHQPRGEITVLIEGKEDTPVETPSESQLENELRELISNGHSLSTAVKLVADGTSVKRKTIYSIALRKFGKQQLVSDSDSSDPLKPHQE; encoded by the exons ATGGCTTTTCATCAATATTATTTATCACTTATCAGAGCAGAGGCGCGCATCAACGTGAGCTCTCACACTGAACAAATGCTAACACGCCGACTTCCGTCTACGGCGGCTGCTTTCTCTCGCCGCTGGGCCGGACTCCCGAACTTGGGCCGGACTCCGACGTCTCTCCAGTCACTCCCTCTTTCCCCTAATAAACTCACCCTAACTGCTTTCTGTTCCACTTCTCAAACCGACTCATTCCCCCAGCCCTCCTCAAAACAA GGCGCTCTCATTTCCGGTTTATACTTGGTCGGAACTCCGATCGGAAACCTTGAAGATATCACCTTCCGGGCTCTCCGTGTACTGAAATCAGCTCATGTGATACTTTCCGAGGACACTAGGCATTCCGGGAAGTTGCTCCATCACTACAATATCAAGACTCCTCTG CTGAGCTATCACAAGTTCAATGAAGCGCAGAGGGAGCAGACGGTGTTGAAGAGGTTGAAGGAAGGTGAAATCGTCGCGCTTATAAGCGATGCTGGTATGCCAGGCATTAGTGATCCTGGTGCCGAACTG GCAAAACTTTGTGCGAATGAGAATATTCCTGTTATTCCTATACCTGGGCCGTGTGCTTTCGTGGCTGCTCTCTCTGCCTCAGGCCTGTCTACTGATGAGTTTACTTTCG TTGGATTCCTCTCTAAGCATTCTGGAACTAGGAAAGAGAGGCTTGCACTTTCTGCAAGTGAGGCAACAACACAGATATTTTATGTTCCTCCCCACAAGCTTCTTCAGTTTCTTGAAGAGACTTCTTCACTTTTTGGTGTTACAAG ACGATGCGTAATAGCTCGTGAACTGACAAAAATTCACGAAGAG TTTTGGCGGGGCACGTTGGGAGAAGCAGAACAATGGTTTATAACTCACCAGCCAAGAGGTGAAATTACTGTATTAATTGAAGGAAAGGAAGATACTCCAGTTGAAACTCCATCTGAATCTCAGCTTGAGAATGAGTTGAGAGAATTGATCTCTAACGGGCACAGTCTTTCTACG GCTGTGAAATTAGTAGCTGATGGAACATCGGTGAAGAGGAAAACGATATATTCAATTGCATTGAGAAAATTCGGAAAGCAACAACTTGTTTCAGATAGTGATTCTTCAGATCCATTGAAGCCACATCAAGAGTGA
- the LOC101311070 gene encoding ubiquitin-conjugating enzyme 15-like: MTSSSAASRKALSKIACNRLQKELVEWQVNPPAGFKHKVTDNLQRWVIEVNGAPGTLYANEMYQLQVDFPEHYPMEAPQVIFLSPAPQHPHIYSNGHICLDILYDSWSPAMTVSSICISILSMLSSSPAKQRPADNDRYVKNCRNGRSPKETRWWFHDDKV; the protein is encoded by the exons ATGACCAGCTCCTCTGCCGCTTCACGCAAG GCTTTAAGCAAGATCGCCTGCAATCGGCTCCAGAAAGAGCTCGTGGAGTGGCAGGTCAATCCTCCCGCCGGATTCAAGCACAAAGTCACTGATAATCTTCAAAG ATGGGTGATTGAAGTCAACGGAGCTCCGGGGACTCTTTATGCCAATGAAATGTATCAGCTCCAAGTTGATTTCCCTGAGCATTATCCCATGGAAGCTCCACAG GTGATTTTTCTATCTCCGGCTCCTCAGCATCCCCACATTTATAGCAATGGCCATATCTGTTTAG ATATATTATATGACTCATGGTCTCCAGCCATGACTGTCAGTTCTATCTGTATCAGCATACTCTCCATGTTGTCGAGTTCCCCTGCAAAG CAACGCCCAGCGGATAATGATCGATACGTGAAGAACTGCAGGAATGGCCGATCTCCCAAGGAGACGAGGTGGTGGTTCCATGATGACAAGGTGTAA
- the LOC101311351 gene encoding BEL1-like homeodomain protein 3-like has protein sequence MATYFQNLSNQNLLTPYPGDEKLASYPEQPSNNMMMYLNQASYPGSYTEVLSGGSFSPNKCAESDGGRNEMMFIPPTSGPVRDCVGGDSLIGSLDGKRGMQDHGLSLSLGTQIPPAGSVPSFQYQYLNSSLPSVLSTSQILGKGEFQCKGDDYSQSDEFRNFENLTSGLYDSLKTQNFSNPMCSMIPKEMHPEAYMYDSLGFSNSLVNSKYLKAAQQLLDEVVNVRKALKQSRSNKHQRTDGSKENDGIRMSSDPSEASAVSSVELSPAERQDLQNKKTKLVSMLDEVDRRYKHYYHQMQNVVQFFDKAAGNGAAAPYTALALQAISRHFRSLHDAIKGQIQAAQRSLGEKDTPSEAQGEVIPRLRYVDQQLRQQRAFQQHGVMQHSWRPQRGLPESSVAILRAWLFEHFLLPYPKDSEKVMLARQTGLTRNQVANWFINARVRLWKPMIEEMYKEEFGEDMDSKSSPENRLKEARVDFSSEDRRDELQESLMSATADSVEPGQLHDSKSGITKLQDHGQRSNADDRGLYMDANENAIATYDMSGLGNAIGSEVSLALELRHCEEHDEFPAPNGSEVRGNDPEASLDCYYGDPGQQQYRFGNSHLLHDFVVRGN, from the exons ATGGCTACATATTTCCAGAATTTAAGTAATCAAAATTTGTTGACCCCTTATCCAGGGGATGAGAAGCTTGCTTCTTATCCTGAACAGCCTAGTAATAACATGATGATGTATCTGAATCAAGCTTCATATCCCGGATCCTACACCGAGGTCTTGTCCGGTGGCTCTTTCTCCCCTAATAAATGTGCCGAGTCTGATGGTGGTAGGAATGAAATGATGTTTATTCCACCTACAAGTGGCCCGGTCAGAGATTGTGTTGGTGGAGATTCATTGATAGGGTCTCTTGATGGCAAACGTGGTATGCAGGATCATGGATTATCTCTTAGCCTTGGTACACAAATTCCACCTGCGGGTTCTGTTCCTTCGTTTCAGTACCAGTATCTGAATTCAAGTCTCCCTTCGGTTTTGAGCACTTCTCAAATCTTAGGGAAGGGAGAATTTCAATGTAAAGGTGATGATTACAGCCAGAGTGACGAGTTTAGAAACTTTGAAAATTTGACATCTGGCTTATACGACTCTCTCAAAACACAGAATTTCTCCAATCCTATGTGCTCCATGATCCCCAAAGAAATGCATCCCGAAGCATATATGTATGACTCATTAGGTTTTTCAAACTCCTTAGTAAACTCGAAGTACCTCAAGGCAGCTCAGCAATTGCTTGATGAAGTGGTAAATGTACGAAAGGCTTTGAAGCAATCTAGATCGAACAAACATCAAAGAACAGATGGTTCTAAAGAGAATGATGGGATAAGAATGTCATCTGATCCTAGTGAGGCAAGTGCTGTATCTTCGGTTGAGTTATCACCAGCAGAAAGGCAGGATTTGCAGAACAAGAAGACCAAACTTGTGTCCATGTTGGATGAG GTAGATAGAAGATACAAGCATTATTACCATCAAATGCAAAATGTGGTACAATTTTTTGACAAGGCGGCAGGGAATGGGGCTGCCGCACCATACACAGCACTAGCTCTACAAGCAATTTCCCGTCATTTTCGCAGTTTGCATGATGCAATCAAGGGCCAGATACAAGCGGCACAGAGAAGCCTGGGAGAGAAAGATACTCCATCAGAAGCTCAAGGAGAAGTAATACCTCGCCTCCGCTACGTGGACCAGCAGCTCAGACAGCAGAGGGCATTTCAGCAGCATGGTGTAATGCAACATTCATGGAGACCTCAAAGGGGCCTCCCTGAAAGCTCTGTTGCAATCCTTCGCGCTTGGCTGTTTGAGCACTTCCTTCTTCC TTACCCGAAGGATTCTGAAAAGGTGATGCTAGCAAGGCAGACAGGATTAACCAGAAACCAG GTTGCCAATTGGTTTATAAATGCAAGGGTACGTCTTTGGAAGCCAATGATTGAGGAAATGTACAAAGAAGAATTCGGTGAAGACATGGATTCGAAATCTTCACCTGAAAATAGGCTAAAAGAAGCCAGAGTTGATTTCTCATCTGAGGATAGGAGAGATGAGTTGCAGGAAAGCCTGATGTCTGCAACTGCTGATAGTGTTGAACCAGGGCAACTGCATGACTCGAAGTCTGGAATAACAAAGTTACAAGATCATGGTCAAAGGTCTAATGCAGACGACCGTGGTCTCTATATGGATGCCAACGAGAATGCCATTGCTACATATGATATGTCAGGGTTGGGGAATGCAATTGGTAGTGAGGTCTCACTTGCATTGGAGTTGCGGCATTGTGAGGAACACGATGAATTTCCGGCACCTAATGGATCCGAAGTAAGAGGTAACGATCCAGAAGCTTCTTTGGATTGTTACTATGGAGATCCAGGGCAGCAGCAATACAGGTTTGGTAACTCACACCTACTACATGATTTTGTAGTCCGAGGGAACTGA
- the LOC101311647 gene encoding BEL1-like homeodomain protein 11-like isoform 2, producing MVSQDSPPNQASGILHQFIVSDSMAAQHHMENQHQLDAAYSNFRTSTSTYPGQLPSIHSLEERMSRSLDLLHAPPTAEGSDHMSHTRLLMDQHQALSLSLGSQMLLPHNSHSAHYVSDDYSFMGNALASSSNSLNQQSLGAVIGNSRYLKPAQSLLEELVSVGGKSVDISTEKHVGKVYGGGRRGSMSLSSELKAELCCNGLMSADKHEFQTKIANLITLLEEVEDRSEKYYHQMEEVMQSFEMVVGAGAAKSYTALALKAMSRHFGSLRDAIMSHINAEKRKLMQDFPKVSSGLAQLSLYDRECRQKRMSLQQLGIIHGQRQGAWRPIRGLPETSVAILRTWLFEHFLHPYPNDSEKLMLASQTGLSKNQVSNWFINARVRLWKPMIEEMYKEEFADSSQDSNPVASGSMTGESNTDHTDD from the exons ATGGTTTCACAAGATTCACCCCCTAACCAAGCCTCAGGTATTCTCCACCAATTCATTGTCTCAGACTCCATGGCAGCTCAACACCACATGGAAAACCAACACCAGCTTGATGCTGCTTACTCCAATTTTCGAACCAGCACAAGCACATACCCTGGTCAACTTCCCAGCATTCATTCTCTTGAGGAGAGAATGTCTAGATCACTAGACCTTCTTCATGCTCCTCCAACAGCAGAGGGATCAGATCATATGAGCCACACAAGGCTTCTAATGGACCAGCACCAAGCTCTCTCACTGTCCCTTGGCTCACAGATGCTGCTTCCTCATAATTCTCATTCTGCTCATTATGTAAGCGATGACTATTCGTTCATGGGGAATGCGCTTGCTTCGTCTTCAAACTCACTGAATCAGCAGTCTTTGGGAGCTGTCATTGGGAATTCAAGATATCTGAAGCCAGCTCAGTCACTGTTAGAGGAGCTAGTTAGTGTTGGTGGGAAGTCAGTTGATATCAGCACTGAAAAACATGTAGGGAAGGTGTATGGTGGAGGGAGGAGAGGTTCTATGAGCCTTTCTTCTGAATTGAAAGCAGAGTTGTGCTGCAATGGCCTCATGTCAGCTGACAAACATGAATTCCAAACGAAAATTGCAAACCTCATCACCTTGCTGGAAGAG GTTGAGGACAGAAGTGAGAAGTACTATCATCAAATGGAAGAAGTGATGCAATCATTTGAGATGGTAGTGGGTGCAGGAGCAGCGAAGTCTTACACAGCTCTGGCTCTCAAGGCAATGTCTAGGCACTTTGGCAGCTTAAGGGATGCTATAATGTCACACATAAATGCAGAAAAGCGGAAGTTGATGCAAGATTTTCCGAAAGTGAGCAGCGGACTAGCGCAACTAAGCTTGTATGATCGAGAGTGTAGACAGAAGAGAATGTCTCTTCAACAGCTTGGGATTATCCATGGCCAAAGGCAAGGTGCTTGGAGACCAATTAGAGGGCTGCCTGAGACCTCGGTGGCAATTCTTCGCACTTGGCTTTTCGAACACTTTCTTCATCC TTATCCAAATGACTCTGAGAAGCTAATGTTGGCATCACAAACAGGCCTGTCCAAGAACCAA GTTTCAAATTGGTTCATAAATGCTCGGGTTCGACTTTGGAAACCTATGATAGAGGAAATGTACAAAGAAGAATTTGCAGATTCTTCACAAGACTCCAATCCAGTAGCTAGTGGTTCCATGACCGGTGAAAGCAACACAGATCACACAGATGATTAA
- the LOC101311647 gene encoding BEL1-like homeodomain protein 11-like isoform 1, with protein sequence MVSQDSPPNQASGILHQFIVSDSMAAQHHMENQHQLDAAYSNFRTSTSTYPGQLPSIHSLEERMSRSLDLLHAPPTAEGSDHMSHTRLLMDQHQALSLSLGSQMLLPHNSHSAHYVSDDYSFMGNALASSSNSLNQQSLGAVIGNSRYLKPAQSLLEELVSVGGKSVDISTEKHVGKVYGGGRRGSMSLSSELKAELCCNGLMSADKHEFQTKIANLITLLEEVVQCVLVYIILIVSLLEWLPNLNQHICLILLVCYFDQVEDRSEKYYHQMEEVMQSFEMVVGAGAAKSYTALALKAMSRHFGSLRDAIMSHINAEKRKLMQDFPKVSSGLAQLSLYDRECRQKRMSLQQLGIIHGQRQGAWRPIRGLPETSVAILRTWLFEHFLHPYPNDSEKLMLASQTGLSKNQVSNWFINARVRLWKPMIEEMYKEEFADSSQDSNPVASGSMTGESNTDHTDD encoded by the exons ATGGTTTCACAAGATTCACCCCCTAACCAAGCCTCAGGTATTCTCCACCAATTCATTGTCTCAGACTCCATGGCAGCTCAACACCACATGGAAAACCAACACCAGCTTGATGCTGCTTACTCCAATTTTCGAACCAGCACAAGCACATACCCTGGTCAACTTCCCAGCATTCATTCTCTTGAGGAGAGAATGTCTAGATCACTAGACCTTCTTCATGCTCCTCCAACAGCAGAGGGATCAGATCATATGAGCCACACAAGGCTTCTAATGGACCAGCACCAAGCTCTCTCACTGTCCCTTGGCTCACAGATGCTGCTTCCTCATAATTCTCATTCTGCTCATTATGTAAGCGATGACTATTCGTTCATGGGGAATGCGCTTGCTTCGTCTTCAAACTCACTGAATCAGCAGTCTTTGGGAGCTGTCATTGGGAATTCAAGATATCTGAAGCCAGCTCAGTCACTGTTAGAGGAGCTAGTTAGTGTTGGTGGGAAGTCAGTTGATATCAGCACTGAAAAACATGTAGGGAAGGTGTATGGTGGAGGGAGGAGAGGTTCTATGAGCCTTTCTTCTGAATTGAAAGCAGAGTTGTGCTGCAATGGCCTCATGTCAGCTGACAAACATGAATTCCAAACGAAAATTGCAAACCTCATCACCTTGCTGGAAGAGGTAGTGCAATGTGTTTTAGTATATATAATCTTGATTGTTAGTTTACTGGAATGGTTACCTAATTTGAACCAACATATATGTTTGATCCTTTTGGTTTGCTACTTTGATCAGGTTGAGGACAGAAGTGAGAAGTACTATCATCAAATGGAAGAAGTGATGCAATCATTTGAGATGGTAGTGGGTGCAGGAGCAGCGAAGTCTTACACAGCTCTGGCTCTCAAGGCAATGTCTAGGCACTTTGGCAGCTTAAGGGATGCTATAATGTCACACATAAATGCAGAAAAGCGGAAGTTGATGCAAGATTTTCCGAAAGTGAGCAGCGGACTAGCGCAACTAAGCTTGTATGATCGAGAGTGTAGACAGAAGAGAATGTCTCTTCAACAGCTTGGGATTATCCATGGCCAAAGGCAAGGTGCTTGGAGACCAATTAGAGGGCTGCCTGAGACCTCGGTGGCAATTCTTCGCACTTGGCTTTTCGAACACTTTCTTCATCC TTATCCAAATGACTCTGAGAAGCTAATGTTGGCATCACAAACAGGCCTGTCCAAGAACCAA GTTTCAAATTGGTTCATAAATGCTCGGGTTCGACTTTGGAAACCTATGATAGAGGAAATGTACAAAGAAGAATTTGCAGATTCTTCACAAGACTCCAATCCAGTAGCTAGTGGTTCCATGACCGGTGAAAGCAACACAGATCACACAGATGATTAA